DNA from Plutella xylostella chromosome 19, ilPluXylo3.1, whole genome shotgun sequence:
TTAAATTAGGGAatcatgtatttatttatatacgtAAATATGACCATAGAGCCGAGTGGCCAATTCAAAGTGATAATTTTATAGACCGTAATAGCTGCAttggtatattttttgccCCCGACCGAGCAAAAATTAGTATTGCTATAAGATTAATACAACGTGTCTGTAGATATTGTCTTGTATTTGATTGGTTGTATGGCAGTTTTCATGTAGATCCgaatcttttttatttttctcatGCTTTGAGACTGCACAGTATAACTCTTTCACACTAACACTCGCCGTTAGTGCGAAAGAGTTATGTGTCTCTCCTTAGGAGAAGCCTAAGTGCAGCAGTCTGGAAGAAtcttggctgatgatgatgattacgaTGAGAATGAGTAtcaggagggttactttatactgacgaaaaacgaacgaatgagAGTCTTCTTCTCTTAGACAAACTTCGTTTTACGTCATATTTCTTAcggcttagcataccctttgtccaacaccctgtagaatgACTCCAGAATCGGGGGTTCTGAAATTGgctattttagtttattaaaAGTGCAACCAGTGTTTTGAAACTTCTACTTacactttatttattgttattaataaataagttagtttAATTCGCGTTGTCAGTATTTTCTGTACAGTACCTGTCTAGTCCATAagtttacttataataacgtagtttttaagtaataattatagttagataattattttctttaactACCTATTGTTAAATCTGAAGCCCACCTTAAGTATTTCAAGTAAAAAacgttataaatttaaaatgttgtcttataaatattcttgacatattattattaactattacaataaaaaaggaaTTGATTTGAtactatttaaatttaaaatatacattccCTTGCATTTAAgtgtattaagtatatattttttttgtaaatattagtgTTGTAGAAAGTTTATGCTTGTCCGACATTCTCTATGCgaataataaatgaatgaaaaatttattaagtatgttttatttatgaagtacctagttaagtataataattacttataataaatacaaagtGAAAAATTGGGaacattaagtacttaaatcctacttaaaataaatcctATACCTAAATGCCAAAttttgtgtgtatgtttgttacttcttcacgtcaaaacggctgaaccgattttaacaaaattttgtatggagttagctgacaccctgcacatacataagctactttttacCGCGGTatccccacgggaaaacttaaggcgaagcgaagctcgcgggaacagctactattaaatataaatacgagGTAGGCATTATATTCGttggttataatataatacccACGGTCAATAACCGTGGCCACTGAACAATTTGTCTAAATCAATTCCGATATAGTTATGCGGGTAGGGTGACTAAATTACTCTCACTCTACCTACGCGGGGTCCGTTGGGTTATTCATAAACAATTGTTTTTATCTCACAAGGTATAGAAATAGAGTGTAtctgtactaccacaaaaaaaaactgtttcaagaagtgtttaaaacgataTTTGACAGTTTTTGTAGGCGTTTCACAGCGCTAAAAACCTGTTCAATACTGTCgcaagtttttgtggtaaggtcCTATAAGTTCATCATCGAGACACCGACACAATAAGGTTTAGTTCTTCGTTTGAATTGGATGAGAAATTAAAAACTTCTAAATCTACCAAAGCATGACTATTATTCAACAACCATTCGGCCAATCACAGTAGTGCATTCCATAGTCAAGTTATGCTTAACTTGATATTCCAAAGTGTGAAACTCACATTATATAGAGGGACATAAACATAACGTAggcacataattatgtgtaagGTACTATGGAATACGTGGGTACTCGGGTAGAATTACTATGGCTTTATGCTCCataaaataggtttaaaaataaaacaaaactgaaAATGCACGACAGTCACGCTTTAAGCTCAACCactttaataaaatagttttacaGCTAGGGTTGCCAATTCAAGCACCATAACTGCATTAGAATAATTCTGTAATAGTGGtgtaagttttttgtaataaataataaataaatacctgaTAGAGGTTCCATACAGCTCTATTCAAGAATCACTATTCTATTTTCTTAGGTATACAGGGTACAAAAATGGCAAAGTAAACTGAAaggggggtgactcagggccCAGAGCCAATGACCATTCATTCCATACAACCTTTGTTCTGCTACTACTTTcgaaaaaacttaataaaatatgaaagaaagaaagaaaatataggtactttattgcCACAGACGATATTTTACACTTTAagggtgtaggtacttaaacttACCTTACAATTTAACTTAATCTAAACCTATTAATACaccttaatattataattttgacaaCCCTATTCGAATCCGTGACCAACCCCGCTCGCCTTCGGGACCTCTTGTGTCGTATTATTATAGCTTATATTAAAATGACCGAGAATTACCTTAGTTTATCCAGTATTTGCTAGAGTCATACCAGAATTAACTACGGCAAAATTTAGTGCACTACGAAGATAGCTGACCCGaaagttaattaagtattttaggCCGTTtgataataaactttttaagtcTTCTGTCTGGCAGAAtcttggctgatgatgacgattACGATAAGCATGAGTATCAGGGGTGTAATTCTCTAAAATGACGAACAAACGAAAAAGAactgtcacgcaatcggcacacTTCGTCGAGATATTCGAGATAGAGCTGCAGATTTTAGACATCAGCATTTTGCACCAACTCTCACAGATTAAATAATGGTTAGAGACACAAATATACTACAACGACAACGAAACGTCCATAGAACATTACAATGGGGAAGAAACCCAAGTGAAACTTTGCAGCACGATTGAGTGTGCGTAAAAATGGCGACTGAAACAACCAATTAGAACTAGGGACTCGGGCCTACTCGACAGTGGCCACATCTGGAATTAGCTTTAGGTTTTCTCCCCATTACGACACGCCGTAGGTTGCAACCTTTTGGCGTCCGCTGCTGCCTATTGGCACCTTTACTCGGAACTTTCTCATGCAGTCCTTATTGAATTAGCGGCCCGCTTAGCTGACCCTTGTGAATTTGATCTAACCATTCGATATAATTACGCTCATAATAAAAGCAGCTTCCGTGTACTAACTTACGTTCCTACTTGTTCATACAGTACTTGttcatacagggtgttccaaGTTAAGTAAACAGCGGAAAGATTCATAGAAGTTTTTGGTGAATCTCcaaaaatttatttagatacGAGCTGTGGGTCACTCTATCTTTCAGATGTGCACTTTATCCTGggtcaccctgtatagtatgACTATACAGTGTGTACACAGTTCATGGAGTACAAGGCATTTGGTACATTAATGCTATAATTATTGTCATTTTTATAGATTAACGACATACctacaaagcaaaaaactgtatttactgtcaaaccgtttttttaagttcaaccctgaaccgaactttttcaaattaAGACCTCAGTGGtaaaagtggggtgttattttgtccagacgtttcttttgcactgacactccatctaccTAGTTCGCATTAAAATGTCGTGGATCACCATCATTACGATTGTAGATAATAATGTGATCCAGATTATGTACAATTCTGAGCatgggtaggtacctatatgctaataatcctaatcctaactaatattataaatgcgaaagtaactgtgtctgtctgtctgtctgtctgttactctttcacgccaaaactacagaacggttttaaattaaattttgtgcacatatggtatagacctgggaaagaacagaggctactttttatcccggaattcccacgggaaaactttttaaggcaaagcgaacAGCTAGTTTTCATATAATCTTACTTCAATTATTCTAAGTAACTAGCCAGGTCCTCAGTTTATCCTGTTTACCCTATAGATATTTTGTCTGTTTATGAAGTCCATTACTTTATTGGTAGAAAGTGGTTTTGTATGTTGTTATTAGGTACTTGTTtgttatgattatttattgtCATATAAACATGTAGTTAGTACAAACAAACCAAAGCATGGTAGGGAATTTACAGGTAATAAAAGTAGTAGCTGTAGTTATggtttttatgtaggtacttagataaataattattacttactatgAATACACTCAATTTTCCATTTACTTATTGCATCTGTAAGCCATGaaaaattacttattacaGGTGAGGTAAATACTTTATGTAagtaagataaaaaaatacaagcaCTTCAGCTGCAgcagtacctaagtattattgTGGAGACCTTTAGAAGCAAAGTTCAGTAAAACtcaaaaaatacctaaaaccggaacagataagccAACTGTTTTTGAGTTAAACAAACACTGCAGGAGGTCACTCTatcttacgaaaaactaagtttcggagcatTGTTGCtgaaccacgactctatctcgttgttttAAACGTATGACGGCTTTTAAATGCTAGATTAACCCTGCAGTCTGTTTGAGAAGACGTACGTATTTGTCCAACTAATTAGATGTAGCGGTAACTTCTGGGAAAGGCGGGAATATTGGGCGAAATGACCGGTAGGTTTCCGAAATTTTAGCGTGAGGTAGTGATCGTGACACTACTGTTTATTTGATAGAAATAAATTCCTTTATGATTTTATCCTGTAgttaggtacggtcaggtgcaaagaaacctgacctcttctcatactaacaatgcttctgaggggggtcatgTTTATCTGCACCTTACGGTACCTGAGTAAAATAAATGCggaactaagtaggtataaagtaTCATAACCATCGATATTGCAATAAATTTGGTAGCCTACATATACAGGTTTTGCAAAAAGGTtataataagccgaaagggggtaaGCAAATTCGtgtattttcaaaactcgtagaacaaaagttgttcagtatgatcccctgagtcacccgcttttggcttagtataccctttttacaacaccctgtatatttggTATGACGGAatatagataagtaggtacatacataatggTTGATTAACTCCCTGAGATACTTATCACGAAGCCTACTTAAATCACGAATCGCATTGTGGAACTTGGACCGTTTTTACACAACAACACGGAATCCTAAAAGCAAACATAAAAACTCAGAAAAAAACCGAAAGATTAGCCGAGAAACCTGATTCCGTCTGTTGGTTTTGTCTCTAACCACAAAACCTATAAAACTTGAACTCAGTTCATAAAGTGCGCTTTGTTCATGGGAATTAAAGCAAGTTTCCCAACTTTCCGAGGGTTAGTTTAGCTTGTCAAAAAGCCAAGGATACGGAGCTTATATTGCTATTGGTATGTCAAATGCATCGACCTAGAATCGTGGTTAGCACAGTGCGTTACCTACATTAGATCGATTAAAGGTTGTGGAGACTCCAGCTAACATAGTCTATCAACTCTTAAACTCAAGTtctatgtacttaagtatgtaggtacttgtttCAATAAGTACCTCATTACTTAGGTCCCCACTCGGACGGAACTCGCTAAGGTACCTatacaaataggtacttaagtaggaAATAGgaagaattaaataaacaatttgagAGTTGATCAAGCTTTAATAAAGGCCATAAATAAACCGTGTAAGTACCATTGAAAAGCTTTTAGCGTCTCAATCGAACCCAAGAGGTCATAGGAATTATCAGAGAAAACTGACGATAAGCCAAAAATGCCCGTAAAGCGTATTGCAAAACGACCATAAACTTTTTATCAACCGAAGACACTAAATTTCCTCCATTAAAATAATCCTAAAGTACCCTTTTATCTATAGTTTGTTAACACATGCGTTTTCTGGTTATAAATTACAGGTGATTATGTGGTCGACCATCGTCCCGGATTTGGACCCGGTTTGAACTTGGACTTGGACCTTCTCAACAAACAAAATCTATAATTTTACAGATTTAGTTAAGTGAGTCTAAAGTCTATTTTTTTCTCAGATACTAGgtaaattgacagattttgaACGGATCATCAACGATCGATTGTCCCATGAATgaactaggtaggtaattactaCCATATTTACTcagtacatttttattttattttttaccaaaAGTACTTAGTATTAGAAATAGTTTgtcaaaaaaacaaatgaatctattctatctatctatgaatCGATATGGGTCAAACTATCACGGTCCAATCAGTACCAACCGCCAGCTAGGATTTCCACCGGCCACACACGATGTGTTTAAAAAAAGGCCCAGTCTTTCCGTTGTGTACCTTCGTCCAATCTCCGTGTTGATAATGCGATGACAAATAGGCCCGACTGACCCTCTTGTTGGTATCGTGTGTGTTTAAttgttttctatttataaCGTGTACGTATCCTAAATAGCATCGCGACGCGTCCTGTATTTTATAGCCTATGTTTTCTGGGTCTTTAGAGGACCTTTTGAATGAAAGGTGTTAGatacattatcatcatcagtcctATAGAAGCATCAGAACTTTAAGCAACTTGTGAATTTCATACATAAAGGTAACTAGTATACATAGATCTGACTCCATAACTTACAGAGTATGATAAATGCAACCGAGCTATTACATTCCTACCAAGATGAAATACCTATCATGGCAACAAACTcgtggtaggtaggtatctctATTGTTATGACACGATTTtgcaataaatacctacctacagagGCTTGCATAGCAAACCTTACCTAATGAATAATGATATATCGGCACTAATGTAGGCTAAGctataattttctttgccGCAACCCCTACGCCCTAGGCTGGGCTTAAGTTACCTACCTGTGCCTAGTTCAAAGAGCAGAGCTCTGTTTAAGTCCAAGAGCTAGACTATTTTAGCTGCGTTTGACCATAGATGTCGACGGATAATGGCGTGTCGTAGTCTAGGAGAAATAAAAAAGACATCTTAAGAGCTGAAGATTcaaaaaatctatttaaagtttttaagaaAAGAATGGCGCCTTATAACAACGCGGATGTAAGTGTATGAAATAATGAACACCTGCGACATTCTTATAAATACAGAAGTTCTTTAAGAATcaataattaggtaggtaagtattaggtagttatgtataggtatcatattaataataatgttccGTAGGTAAGACGACAACAATTACTAGTTAAAATTGTACGGAGCCGCTGGTTTATTTATCACGATTTCCGAGTTCTTGACGTTCCTACTTAGCTAAGTATaataaggtacctacctaaatttgTGTGACGAGGTGACGACTACAGGAAtctcactgataaaattcaacCATGTGCGTATCTACCAGCTACCGTCAcactgtaggtaggtagttatgtTGTGCAATTTACATAGCTTCATGTCAGAGAAGGTAGGTGCCTAATTACGAGAGATGGATTGCAATATCGTGGCATATTATTGCGAATACAAACAGCGCCTATTTACCTATCTATAAGCAAAGCACCAATGCAACGGACCTACCTTTTTGTTTACGGGCGTGTTGGTTGCACATTCATGAGAGAAACTGGAGACTCCCTGTACCTACGCAACAGGGCTTTTCCGCAGGCTAACCTCACATACGTCAAATTAAAACGTCAAAAACTGCGCACACCGCACACAAATAAATGTCAATAAGTTCAAACTATGCAATAGTTATTGTGTTGATAAATTTCGTGTTTATTCTTTAGAATTAGTATTCACAAATCCAATATGACCTCGGAATTGTGCCGATTGTGTCTCTCCAAAGAACGCCTGAGACCAATATTTACTAATGCATCTTTTAGTGACAAAAACAGCAATATTTTAGCTATGACTACCGGACTTCAAGTAAGTTTTAAAGTTTTCTTGTCTATTAAGCATGTGTTCGAATactcaaaaattacataaaatagtaagtaagtgTCTATAACAACCATAATTATAATCTGATAGCTAACCTTTCTCTTAATAcacaatatatataatatacccAAGTAAACTTTTTGTCTTTAGATAAACATTGTAAAaccattgttatttttttagataaatataaacgACGGTCTACCCCAGCACATTTGTAGTTCATGCGAAGAATTAGTTAACTCCTCTCTCAACCTCCGAAGCCAAAGTCAAGCAGCTGAGCAGAAGCTTCTTGCAATGGGCTACAGAAAACTTGAAATTCACAACAGTGCTGACAATCAAACCCTTTCACCAGACAGTATTAGTAAAGTTGATGATACAACACTGGGCTCCTTCAATACCACACTAGAAATTGATTCAGAATTAGACAGTAAAAGTTTAACAGACTTTGATGTAGAAGATAAAAGTATAGAACTACAAAATATAACAACAGAATCTAACATAAAACCAAAAGTTGAGAAAGAATGTACAGTAGAAATAACAAAATCTTCAAGGAAAGAAAGAAGGGAAGCTTATTTGAGTCTTGTCGAAGGCCAGATGAATCCGAAAGGTCCCGTCACATGTAAAGTGTGTAAGAAGACTGTCAACTCATGGCCCTCATTTGTGAGCCATGCCAAACTACATTTAGGGTTTAAATTTGTTTGCGAGGTAAGTGATTTAATCATCATactgaacaataaatttaGTAGAAACTTAAggggttctattctattatattctattctatcgcTCGTCTAGGCTTTAGCTGGAAAACTAATTTAAACCAACTTATAAACAGCCtgtacttttaatatttattaacttttcaGTACTGTGGCAAGAGTTTTGTGTCATCGACCCAGCTGAACCGCCACTGCCGGTCTCACCACGGCATGGAGCGGAACCTACGATGCAGCAGCTGTGACTACCTCGCACTAGACAACACCCAGCTTGTGGTAATtgcatcttcatcatcagccagaAAGAAATATACTATATACATTTACTTGACACAAAAATGGCTACCTTGAGATACTTATCTATTGTACTCTGTATGGGCCCTGAGTATCTACCCTGGGAGGTCAGCTAATTTGTCTGGGTAACCCTTTCATCATGTTAACATGCCTCTAATATTTGTGACTGTCATGCTAAGAACAAGAGACTCATTTATAAATGAATTACATTTTTTTCTAAGTTTTTCTAGATCTTTAACTACCTATTTCATGTGAGAATTATTGGTGTAAAGATTAGCCTCTCCCATTATTTTGAGTCCTATATGTGcctaaataaaatgaaaaatggtTGAGCTATTTTCATCAGTGCAATATTAGTGCATAAATTAAACATGGCATAACAGAATCCTAAAACCTATCCGTCACATTCCACACCCATCCAGCTACACGAGCGGCGCGTGCACACGGGGGAGCGTCCGTTCGCGTGCGCGCAGTGCGGCGCCGCGTACCACAGCCGCCGCTGCCTGCTGCAGCACCTGGAGAGCCACCAGACCAGCGCCACGGTGCAGGTAGACAGCGCTTCTGTCGTTTTCATGTCGAATGTTAGAATGGAGACTACATAATGTTGTATTATGACGCGCCACTGTCTGGCGACTTTACAAGTCAGGAATTGGCCTGTAGGATGTGAGCATTTTGAAATGGATTCTAACAGTCGActttaaaaaattatcataCTTGGGCACACTGACGCTTAATTTTCTAAAGGAGAAACCTTCACATGTTATCGCTAAATTGTAAGCCGATAAGGTGATCTCCAATTACAGAAAATTctacaataatttaaatgaacgAGTTGTGATCTCTGTAGGTTTATAATACCTTTCTTCCTAAATCctgtcattatcatcatcatcagtcaataCTAAACATAAGCGCAAAGATGCACTTTACGTATATATTTCCTGATTCTATATCTCATTTTGTTTCCACCATTCCAGTGTGAAAAGTGTCCTCAAATGTTCAAATCGCGCCGCCACCTAGCGCGCCACACGTACAGCGCACACACAAGCAAGCAGTTCACATACAAGTGTCCTGTTTGCGCACACGTATACAGGAACATCAAGTATATTAGGGTCCACTTGAAGAAGCTACACGGACTGACTACTAGTGATGCGAAGATTATCAAGATCAAGTTATAGCTGTTGTTTTTGTGGAGAAGAATTAAATGTCTTCCAAACAAAGGTTGTCTGCTAGAGATTGctagcaataaggccgcctttttgtactgtttttttaagtttataagttgtttttgtattatttccttttggtgcaaataaagagtattgtattgtaaatgtTATCACAGATCTTCTAAACAAGTCATATTTGTAAAACACTTGGACATGGCATGATAAGAGGCATTGCATGGTGTATATTATTGTAGTTTTTTATGGTGCGCCTTTTCTCATGGCCGTGCAATGTGTGATAGCTAGAATGATTGGTGTGCCGTGCTATGCCTGCAGAATGCTTCTTTATCTGTTTAGAAGGGAGGACTGTTTTGAAATTACAATCTTGTTCAATATGTGCATTTAATGGTTGTATGAATTTAGTTCGCACACAAATTTTATAGGGaagtaaatacaatacaaattatatgtattatgattgtttttatttaacctTAGCCTGATACATAAAATTCGAGGGGTAATTATTAtccttaaataatattaacaatatGCTTTGCacatcaataaattaaaataatctcaCTAACAACGAAacctttataaataattaaagaaaaaagcaaaataaatctgttttttttaagataattaactatttatttatttacaactatACTAATACTGAACcatgtttcataaaaatcaatTCCAACTTTGAAAATAACACTCATATTGCAAAACCACTATTACACATTTCACGCATTTACATCCACTCATTCGCAAATCCACTCCCACACATTTCACGTTTCCACCGCCACTCTATCATCACTGATCGCCGTCAACTGCGCTCCGTCACCTCGGTGA
Protein-coding regions in this window:
- the LOC119690585 gene encoding zinc finger protein 184, whose translation is MTSELCRLCLSKERLRPIFTNASFSDKNSNILAMTTGLQININDGLPQHICSSCEELVNSSLNLRSQSQAAEQKLLAMGYRKLEIHNSADNQTLSPDSISKVDDTTLGSFNTTLEIDSELDSKSLTDFDVEDKSIELQNITTESNIKPKVEKECTVEITKSSRKERREAYLSLVEGQMNPKGPVTCKVCKKTVNSWPSFVSHAKLHLGFKFVCEYCGKSFVSSTQLNRHCRSHHGMERNLRCSSCDYLALDNTQLVLHERRVHTGERPFACAQCGAAYHSRRCLLQHLESHQTSATVQCEKCPQMFKSRRHLARHTYSAHTSKQFTYKCPVCAHVYRNIKYIRVHLKKLHGLTTSDAKIIKIKL